Genomic segment of bacterium:
GATTCCATCGTAATCATCGAGGTACTTAATATTATCATCTACTTCATTATCAATGTACTCTATTTTCAGATAAGCGTTATCACAGAGTTTGTAACCTGCACCGAGCTCTAATCTCTCTTCATCATCCTTTGGATCTGTAATTGAATACCCTGAAAGGCTCGTATTAGGTTCCTTGGTGCTGTAACGGGCGGCAACCCACCATGGTGTCTCACCATTACCATACACTAACTCAAGCACTAAATAATCAATGTCGTCTGTGATAATGTAATTAGCAATACCTCCCTTTATCTCGAGATTTCCCAGAGCGGCTGCGAATTTCCACAATCCACTTGCATATGCGGCATCAATTATCCATAAATCTCCTTCATCTGTTTCGTTAACCTGATCTGCACAGTCATCGGTATGGTAAGTAGCTCCAAGAGTTAAACCCGGTATTGCTGGACAATCACCTGAGAGGTTAAGTGTAATCGCCTTCTCACCATTAGTGTCTTTGCAGTTTCGTTTACCACAATTGCCGTAGCCATTGGTGATTCCCAATTTACAGTCAACACCACCCATTGTTTTACTCATCAGCAACCCATCATCTATCGCAAAGTCTGCCATATCATCGGCTAATACTGAGTTGAAGATCAATGGGTTATGCATTGTGTTAGCATTCTCTGATGCCTTTTGATACTCTGCACCTAATGGTAGATCTACTCGTCCAATCTGGAGAGATGCATCCGGGATAATCCTGTCGGTTATCTCCACATACACACATCTTTTCGTCACATTGCACACTTCACAAGTTGAGCGAAGTTGAGCAACGCCTACCACCCCATCACATACATCTGCCTTGACATCAAGATTGAGCTTTATGTTAGAGAATTGAAGCTCATCACTCACAGTACCACTTGGTGTAGTGGGAGTACCGTAATCCATTTTCTCAATCCCTGCCATAATCTGTCCTGACCACTCTATCGTCGCAGATGCCGGTACAGTAAACATCAGCACCACTAAACTCGCCACTAAATAAACTAAAGTCTTTTTCATAATTTTTTTGTTCCTCCTTTAAAAAAGGTTTTTCTTAAGGTTCAAACCTTAAGTTTAACTTTTTCCCCTGTACCTTAAATATAGTAAACAAACATTTTACTTGTTGTCTTTCTCGCCTCACACTGGAAGCTTGCGTTCCCGTCCCACAAGCCTTCTGTTTGTTATCTCTGGTAAAACAGGCACCCTACCTGTTTTCCTTATTGCCCGGCAAACCAAATTGGAGGAACTTTTTCACCACCTTTCTTTGCAAGATTGGGCAGGCACAAGGTACTCTTTTTTATCTCTTTTATATTTTTAACCGTAAAAATTTATCTTCCTTCTTCAGAATGTCATCGGGATTTACATCCTTTCTTTTTTCTAAAGAAGCATTTCTCCATCAGATAAACTCTTACGGATTGTCCTGGGTAATTATATCTCAAAGAGCGAACATATCAAAATTATGGTGGACGGTTCACTTTTGTTTGAAAGATTGCGCTTAGAAATTGAAATTGGGACAAAAATCAACCACATTTCTCCCTAATTTCGCATTCCCAATTTCATCTCCAATTTCAACCTTCTGTGAACGCCCAAAAGAAATCAGGAGAAAAGCGATGAAAATGAACCGTCCCACTAATGGTTATTATTCATCTCTATCTTTTGTGTTAATGGTTTATTTTTATTATCCGTAGTTTAGTTACTCTTGGGTCGATAATTACCTCATCGTGTTCAAAGTCCAGTTTCATTCGCCAGGATTGTAAGGTTTTTGCACCGATGATAGTTTGTTCTGATAATTCTGGCACTAACATAAATTCATCCGATAACCGTAATCCATCAATATAGAAATCAAGACTAACTCGTTCATTAGCGGTTAGTTTTTCTTTCTCTTTAGCCGTCTCAAACTCCATTGGTTTTGGTAATTTTTCAGGGATACCTAATATCTTTGCCAATTCAGGGACAACACAGGAGTAAGTAGAGCCTGAATCAAATAATGCACAGACCTCTTTTTCCCCTTTTGAGCCTACTAATCTAATATTTTTTTCAATTACTGCCATTAAATTTACCTTTTCGTCAGATACTTCCTTTACAGTAACCCTGCGGCACGCATTGCCTGAGCAAACTTTATCTCTTGTCCGGCATATTCCCGTAATACCTTTTCTATCTTCTTCTCTTGCTCTTCTACTATCTTTATTCGTTTAACCGCGGGAGATAATGCCGTTCTACGGTCCCACATAACAAATCCCACCAGAGCAACCATTCCTCCTAATAGAGCAAACATACCGCCACATATTATTCCAAAACCCCATTTTAAATCATTTCTTAACTCATCTATTTGTCGTTGTAAGCTTTTTTGATTATTATCTATTTGTCGTTGTAAGTTTTTTTGATTATCATCTATTTGTCGTTGTAAACTTCTTTGGTTCTCTTCTATCCTTGATAGTCTTTCTATTAATTCTTTTGCAGAAATAGTTATTGTTTCCTGGGTTTGAGCACCTACTATATTTATATTAGACCCGATGAGAAAACTAACAATTACATAGCCTAATATTATTTTTTTAGTCATTTAAAATTATATTACCACATCCCCCCTTATTTGTCAAGTATTTTTTTGATTGACTTCAAATTTTTATTTTTTTATACACACTAATTATCGACAAAACAAGACGAAAACTTTAATTATCTCTCAGGGAAGATAAAGGTGGGTATTAAAATAGATATGTTTTTTTGAAAAGATAGAAAATATTTACACTGTCCCACCTTTCTAAAGCATTCCCCTCCACATACTTAAGTTAAGGCACCAGACAGATTCTCACTCATTAAATAATCTGCTCAAGACTTCCTCCTATTAAATTGTGAATATAATATCATATATTCTTAAATTTGTCAAGTGTTTTTTTTGATTTAGTGAAAAAAAATGTAACTGTTCACCGCACAGACACAGAGACGCAGAGAAAAAAATTAAAATTTATCCACCTGTGCAATTAGAAATAAAAGGATAATTGATTAAACAGATTACATTTTTTTATTGTAAGCGGATTAAACAGATTTTTTTAGTAAGCGGATTGAGCGGATTGAGCGGATTTTTTTTATTTCTTTTTCCGCTAAATCCGTTAAATCCGCTTACTAAATCCACCCGCTTACTATTAAAAATCTGCTTCCTTAATTTTCTACCTGCACAGGTCGAAATTTATTGGTAACTATTCAGCCACAGATGGACACAGATGAAACACTGAAAATTCGTAATCCGTGTCCGTAATTAGGCTGAAGGTTTTTCCTCCTTCTGCCCTCTGCCTTCTGCCCTCTGCCCTCTGCCTTCTGCTATTTATCCGTGCTAATCCGTATCTATCAGTGGCTGAATAGTTACTTTATTTCTATGTCTTCTTTGTTCCTCTGCGTCTCTGCGGTAAAGGACCACCTGATCGCTTACCTCAACAGCCACTTAATTTCTTCTTTTAATCCTTCTCTCAGGTTAACCCGAGGATGATATTTTAAGATTTTTTGTGCCTTTGAAATATCCGCCCAGGTATGAAGAACATCACCATATTGAGTTTGAGCGTGTTGTGTCGTCCCAGATTTACCTAAAATTTCCTCAATTAAATTAATTACCTGGCTCAAGACAACATGGCTACCACCACCAATATTAAATACTTCGCCATTGACATCAATTCTGGCTGCCTGAATAGTTGCTTCAACAATATCTGCCACAAAGGTAAAATCCCTTGTCTGATTGCCTAATCCATAGACCTGGATTTCCTGATTTTGTAAGATAGCAGAAATAAATTTATGGAAAGCCATATCCGGTCTTTGCCTGGGTCCATAAACAGTAAAATAGCGTAAAGAAACCGTAGGCACACCAAAATTTTTAAAGTAAAGATAGCATAAGTGTTCTCCGGCTAATTTTGAGACACCATAAGGTGAAACTGGCTGGAGTCTTCCATCCTCACGCATTGGGAGAATATCTGTATCGCCATAAACAGAAGAAGAGGAAGCATAGACAAATTTCTTTAATTGGGGCATATCTTTACTTCCCTCAAGTAAGACCTGAGTGGCTAAGATATTGTTTTGGGTATATATTTCAAAATTTTTGCCCCAACTGGCTCTAACACCTGCCTGCGCGGCTATATGAAAGATATATTCTATCTCAGATAAAAGTGTAGATAAATCTACTTTCAAAATATCTGCCTCTAAAAACGAAAAATTCTTAGCCTTGACTAAATCTTTTAAATTATCTTCCTTTGTTTTCCGAAGATAGGACTCAAGGAAGGCATCAATTCCTTTTACATAGTAGCCTTCTTTGATTAATCTCTCAGCTAAATGTGAACCAATAAATCCGGCACAGCCCGTAACTAATGCAGTCGTCATTTATTTTTCTCTCCTTTATTTTTGGTAAATGGTAACTGGTGAATGGTAATTAGTTACCAGTACCATTTAACCGATTACCTACCTTTAATTTCGTGACGCCCTAATTCTTTCTTCAATCAATTTCGACATCTGGTCTATTCTGACCTCCCATGTATTTTCTTTAGCAATTTCTATTCGTTTCTGGCGTCCTTTCAGGTCATTCTCTGACAATGCCTTTTCAATATTTTGAGCAAATGCCTCTTTATCCCTGGCGATATAACATATTTCCTTATATTCCTCTACAGCCGAAAGTTGTGTCAGAACAACTGGTTTTCCTGTAGCCAGATATTCAAAAAATTTCATCGGAAACATATTTTGGGTATATTCATTAATGACATTGGGTAAAATACAAACATCAAATGGTTTAATATAGGCAGGTAAAATTTCATATCTTTTCCCACCCAGCATAAAAATATTTGGAATAGAGCCTAATTCTTTTACCCCCTTTTCATCTTCAGTTTCTACCACATCCCCAATTAAGACTATTGACCATTGCGGATGGGTTGTGGCGATATATTTAATAATCTCAAAGTCAAGTTTGTAAGAGATAATCGTGCCGATAAATCCAATAATTGGATGTTTAATTCTGGCTATATCCGCTGGTAATGGTAAATCTTCCAGAGCTGTCATAAAATGCGGCACATCAGCCACATTAGGCAGATAATAGGTATTTTGATTAAATACCTTCTTTTTTTCAAACAATAATCTGGATGTGGTAAAAATTAGGTTAGCCTTTTTAAGTAATTCTTCCTCCATTTCTATGATAGAATCAGGTATCCCTGGTGTCGCCGATAATTCATCAACACAATGATAAACCACTAACTTTTCATTTAATCGACCAATTAAAGACTTCGCTGGAGGTGAGTATGTCCACAGGATTGGTTTTTTAAATCCTAATCTTGCCAGCAGTAATTTTAGTGTTAGCCAGAGGACTAAATGATTTATCTTTTGAACAATCTTAACCTTATGCAATGGTAAAATTATTGGTGAATAAACAAACAGGTTTTCGTTTATCTGGCGTGGTCCTTTGAACCAATCTTTTATCCGCTTTAATATTCGCAAGATATCCTTTTTCTTAATCGTTGGCTGTCGTAACCCTAAAGACTCAATATACAGAATTTTATTCGTCTTTGATAGCCGGGACATAATGTGTTGTTTATTCGTCCAGGCAATGTTATCCCAATCCGCAGTTGAGATACAAAGGATGTTTTCCCCATTGAGCATAACTAAATATATTACCACAAAAATCAGTAAAAGTCAAAATATTTTTTTAGCTATCTGAAGTAATAACAACCCCTAACCCCCTAAAATTTAGCTAACAGAAAAAAAATAACTTGACAGATGTTTGATAGAAAATATATAATTTTTTTATTATGCTCAAATGGGTCATTAGTGGACTATTTATCTTATTAATATTTATTGTCTTTGGGACATTTATCTATTGTCATCGGATACCATTAAATTTTAGCCTTGTTTATCTCCAGCAGTTTTTCCAATTTTGGTCCTGGCATTTTATCTTCCAGAACCTTCAAGAGTTTTTCCTGCTGATTATCTTGATATTAAGTGCGGCGGGTGTTGGTTATAAATTATTAAAATTATTTTGCTTAAAATTTTATACGGCTAAAGTTGAGGTTATCTTTTCCGTTGGGCTTGGCTTTGGTTTCTTTTCACTTTTTACCTTAGGGTTAGGGTTGTTAGGATTGCTTTCATCCTGGATTTTTTATCCCTTAGTTTTATGTTCATTTTTTATCTCATATATTGAGGTAAGGTATTTCATTTCTAAGATTATCATCTGGTTAACTGAGATTAAATTAACACCATCAGCAATCATTTTTGGGATTTGTTTTGTGGCAATCATTCTATTAGGGCTAATCTTAAATATTGGGGGCCCGCCGATATTATTCGATGACCTGGTTTATCATCTGGCTATCCCGGACATTTACATCAAAAATCACAAAATCGTTAATATCCCGCATCTTCTTTTCTCAAATTATCCACTAAATGCCGAGATGCTATTTACTCTGGCTATTTTGTTAAAAAGTGATACATTAGCCCAATTGATTCATTTTACCTTTGGCATTCTAAGTGGAGTAAGTATTTATGTTTTTACCCAAACTTATCTGGGACGAAAACAGGGATTAGTCGCACTTTTAATCTTCTTTAGTATGCCTTCTGTTGTCTTAACGATGAGTTTTGCCTTTAATGACCTCGCATTGACATATTATGTTATTCTGGCTGTTTATGCCATGCTTAATTGGATTAAGATAAATGACCGGCGATGGTTACTTTTAAGCGGGATTATGACCGGTTTGGCAGTTGGAGTAAAATACTCTGGTCTCCTTTGTTTTATTATTCTCTTTTTGGCTATCATTAAACATAAGCCTGCCTTAAAAGAACTATTTATTTTCTCTTTAATGGTATTACTCCCTGTTTTGCCCTGGCTTATAAAAAACCTTATCTTTGTCAAGAATCCTGTTTATCCATTTCTCTATGGAATACTTGGGGGGGAGAATTGGGATATTTTTAGCGCTCAGAGATTTAACCAGGAAATGAGCCATTACGGTCCTTCACATTCAGGAATATTAAGATATTTAATTTTACCTTTCTTTATCACCTGTGATTGGCGCACCGGGGATATTCCGATAGGTCCATTAGTTCTTTTGTATCTTCCATTTTTATTTTTTATTAAGAATGTGGATAAGACGATTAAATATTTACTTATCTTCTGTGGGCTTTATTTTTTCTTCTGGACAGCTACCTCAATGGTCATTCGCTTTTTATTCCCCTGTATTGCCTTTTTATGTCCGATAGTGGCTTATGTGATTAAAGAGATAAGGAAATCACCAATTTATGAGTTGCCAATAGCTATTGCCCTTATCTTAAATATCTATACCCTTTCTACGGTTATTGGTCAGCACGCGGATTTTTACCTGGGAAATAAAACCAGGCAAGAAAAACTTTTATCAGCACAACCGGTCAAAGATTATTATCAGGCAATTAAATTTATTAATGAAAATCTACCTCCTGGGAGTAAAATTTTATTCATTGGGGAACCAAGAAGATACTATTGTGAAAAAGAGGTTTTAACCTCAACAGAACTGGATACAGCCATCATTTCCAAATTAGTCAAAGAATCAAAAACTATTAATGGGTTATTTCATAAACTCAAAGATTTAAAAGTAACCCATATTCTTTATAATAGACATAACATTTCCTGGTTAGAAAGGCAATTTAATTGTTTTAACTGGCAGGATAAAACTCAAAAAGCACTCTATGAATCCTTTATAAATTCTCTATCTCCAATTTATGCCGCCGGGAAGGTATATCTGTATGAGATAAAATACCGAAAAAGTATTTGACAAAGGGAGATATATTTATGATATAATATAGCAGTTATTAGTCAAAATTTTACTCAGAGTGAATAAGTAAAAAATCCCAAATCCCAAGCACCAAATCCCAAATAAGCACCAAATTCCACATACCAAAAAGCGAATTAGAGATTAGTGAATTAGAGATTAGATTTTACTAATTCGCTAATTCGCTTAATTCACTAATTCACTAAATGGAATTTGGAATTTGTGATTTGGAATTTCATAGCCATATTTGGGTCAAATTTCGATTAATAAGTGCTATAAGAGGGAGGTAATTGAATACGGTGGATGCGATTAAGGTAAAAAATGTTTCCTTTGCATATCAGGATATGCATTATAATGTCTTAAATAAGATGAGTCTTGATGTCCAGCAAGGTAGTCTTGTTGTCATTATGGGCAAAAGTGGGGCGGGGAAATCTACACTTTGTCGAGTTCTAAATGCCTTAATTCCTAAATTTTATAACGGTCTATTTTATGGGACAGTGGAAATTCTTAATGAACTGACAGTCGAAAAAAAGGTATTTGAAATGGCGAAAGATGTAGGTATGGTTTTCCAGGACTTTGAATCCCAGTTATTTTCAACTAATGTAGAATTAGAATGTGCCTTTGGGCCAGAGAACTTTTCTGTTTCAAGAGAGGAAATAAACCAACGGATAAGAGAATCATTGTTTAAGGTGGGATTAACAGGTTTTGAAAGAAGGAATTCAACCACACTCTCAGGTGGTGAAAAACAACGATTAGCGATTGCCTCTATTTTAGCTATGAAGCCTACAATATTGGTTATGGATGAACCAACGACGGATTTAGACCCACTTGGTAAATCAGAGATTTTTGCCATCTGCTCACTTTTAAAAGAAGAAGGTGTAACCTTATTTTTAGTCGAACATGAGATTGAACTGGCATATTACGCTGATAAAATCATCCTGATGGACCGCGGGGAGATAGTATTAGAAGGGAAATCAGATGAAGTCTTACGCAAAGTAACACTTTTAGAAAGATGTGGTATCCGACCACCTCAAATACCTAAATTATTTCAAGAACTTAGATATAAAAAGAAACTACCTTTGAATCTCGAGGATGCTCATCAAATCTTCAAAGAGCAAAACTGGCAAATACCAGAAGGAAGATACAATGTTCTGAAATGGCAGGATGCCAAAAGGACAGAATTCTACCAGGAACCAGTGATTGAGGCGGCAAATTTAGAATATACTTATCCGGATGGACATAATGCCTTAGCGGGAATAGATCTGACGATTAGACAGGGAGAATTTGTGGCGATTTTAGGGCAAAATGGCTCTGGTAAAACTACACTTGCCAAACATTTCAATGGACTTCTTAAACCAACAAAAGGCAATGTCCTTATTTCCGGGATAAATACTCGCCGTAGAAAAACATCTGACCTGGCAAAAGAAGTAGGTTTTGTCTTCCAAAATCCTGATTGTCAAATATTTGAAAACACGATATTTGATGAAATTGCCTTTGGCCCGCGAAATCTTGGTGTTCCAGAAAAAGAAGTTTCAAGACGAGTGTATGATGCCTTAAATGCTGTCCAATTAGAGGTGTATGAAAATGATGACCCATTTGCCCTTACCAAAGGTGAAAAACAAAAATTAGCCACGGCTGGAGTCCTTGCCTGCACACCCAAAATTATAATCTTAGATGAACCAACAACCGGCCTGGATTATTATGAGATATTAAGCATAATGAATCTTTTAGTCGAATTAAATAAAAGAGGTCACACAATTATTATCATTACTCATTGTATATGGGTTGCGGCTGAATATGCCCATCGGATTATTGTCTTAGAAAAAGGCAAAATCATCTTTGATGATATTCCAAGAATGGTGTTTAAGGAAGAAACCCAACTCAAAAACTCACATATCTTGGTTCCAGAAATAATCTCTTTAAGTAATATCTTATGTAATCTAACCTTACTATCCGTAGAAGAATTTAAGTTCTGTTTGTTAGACTAACTGTAAGCGTTCACCGCAGAGACACAGAGACGCAGAGAAAAAATTAAAAACTATTTACCAGGCGCAGGATTCCATCACGGATTTTCATCAGTGCAAGCTTTTGAGGACCGACATCTCATGATTGGTAACCGTTCACCGCAGAGACACAGAGACGCAGAGAAGAAAATTAAAATTTATTTACGATAGGCTTAACATCCCTGATTTTCATCAGTGCAAGCTCTTGAGTCCAACAACATTAAACTTGCCCTGATGAAAATCAGGGATGGATTAACAAATCTGGCTTGCCGGCTGAACATTCGGCAAGCAGGTCCTATGTATTTCAATGGCTACACCAATAATCTTTTCTGTTATCTGATTTATTTCCATATCTTCTCTGTTCCTCTGCGTCTCTGCGGTAAATTACCACCTGAACGGTTACGACTAACTGTTTTCGTAAGTGTTCAGCCACTGATAGACACGGATTAGCACGGAATCGGTTTTCAAGTTAATAGGACGCAAGATTTTTTCGCAGATTATCAGGATAATAAAAACAAAATAACTTAGAGAGAGATTATACTCTGTCAATGCGATTAAAAAATCTCGAAAAATCTGCGTTTATCTGCGTCCAACAAAAAAGAAAATCAGTGTTTCATCTGTGTCCCTCTGTGGCTGAATAGCTACTTTTACAGAATATCGCCCTGCCAATCCGAATCATATTTGCCCCTTCTTCGAGTGCCACTTCAAAATCATTACTCATTCCCATTGATAAATATTTCATCTCGACATTTTCAATCTGCTGATGAACAATTTCATCCCTTAAATTAACCAATGCCCTGAAATATGGACGGGTATCTTCTGGATTTAAAACCAATGGAGCAATAGTCATTAAACCTTTAATCCTTATATTGTTAAGTTTGGCTATTTCTTGAATTAGTTCCAAAGTAGCAACCGGAGAAACGCCAAATTTAGTTTCTTCATTTGAAACATTTACTTCAATCAAGACATCCATTATTTTATTTATCTGTCCTGCTTGTTCCTCAATCTCTTTAGCCAACTCTAATCTATCCACAGACTGAATCATATCAAAAATCTTTATTGCCTCTTTAACTTTATTTCTTTGCAGATGGCCAATCATATGCCATTTAATCTCCATTTTTTTAAGTTGGTCAAATTTACC
This window contains:
- a CDS encoding GDP-mannose 4,6-dehydratase, translated to MTTALVTGCAGFIGSHLAERLIKEGYYVKGIDAFLESYLRKTKEDNLKDLVKAKNFSFLEADILKVDLSTLLSEIEYIFHIAAQAGVRASWGKNFEIYTQNNILATQVLLEGSKDMPQLKKFVYASSSSVYGDTDILPMREDGRLQPVSPYGVSKLAGEHLCYLYFKNFGVPTVSLRYFTVYGPRQRPDMAFHKFISAILQNQEIQVYGLGNQTRDFTFVADIVEATIQAARIDVNGEVFNIGGGSHVVLSQVINLIEEILGKSGTTQHAQTQYGDVLHTWADISKAQKILKYHPRVNLREGLKEEIKWLLR
- a CDS encoding glycosyltransferase family 39 protein, which gives rise to MLKWVISGLFILLIFIVFGTFIYCHRIPLNFSLVYLQQFFQFWSWHFIFQNLQEFFLLIILILSAAGVGYKLLKLFCLKFYTAKVEVIFSVGLGFGFFSLFTLGLGLLGLLSSWIFYPLVLCSFFISYIEVRYFISKIIIWLTEIKLTPSAIIFGICFVAIILLGLILNIGGPPILFDDLVYHLAIPDIYIKNHKIVNIPHLLFSNYPLNAEMLFTLAILLKSDTLAQLIHFTFGILSGVSIYVFTQTYLGRKQGLVALLIFFSMPSVVLTMSFAFNDLALTYYVILAVYAMLNWIKINDRRWLLLSGIMTGLAVGVKYSGLLCFIILFLAIIKHKPALKELFIFSLMVLLPVLPWLIKNLIFVKNPVYPFLYGILGGENWDIFSAQRFNQEMSHYGPSHSGILRYLILPFFITCDWRTGDIPIGPLVLLYLPFLFFIKNVDKTIKYLLIFCGLYFFFWTATSMVIRFLFPCIAFLCPIVAYVIKEIRKSPIYELPIAIALILNIYTLSTVIGQHADFYLGNKTRQEKLLSAQPVKDYYQAIKFINENLPPGSKILFIGEPRRYYCEKEVLTSTELDTAIISKLVKESKTINGLFHKLKDLKVTHILYNRHNISWLERQFNCFNWQDKTQKALYESFINSLSPIYAAGKVYLYEIKYRKSI
- a CDS encoding YggS family pyridoxal phosphate-dependent enzyme, with the translated sequence MSIKENLEIIKNRIKQVVKDPSEIELVAVTKSAGVNQIIEAINSGITNIGENRIQEAKGKFDQLKKMEIKWHMIGHLQRNKVKEAIKIFDMIQSVDRLELAKEIEEQAGQINKIMDVLIEVNVSNEETKFGVSPVATLELIQEIAKLNNIRIKGLMTIAPLVLNPEDTRPYFRALVNLRDEIVHQQIENVEMKYLSMGMSNDFEVALEEGANMIRIGRAIFCKSSYSATEGHR
- a CDS encoding glycosyltransferase — translated: MVIYLVMLNGENILCISTADWDNIAWTNKQHIMSRLSKTNKILYIESLGLRQPTIKKKDILRILKRIKDWFKGPRQINENLFVYSPIILPLHKVKIVQKINHLVLWLTLKLLLARLGFKKPILWTYSPPAKSLIGRLNEKLVVYHCVDELSATPGIPDSIIEMEEELLKKANLIFTTSRLLFEKKKVFNQNTYYLPNVADVPHFMTALEDLPLPADIARIKHPIIGFIGTIISYKLDFEIIKYIATTHPQWSIVLIGDVVETEDEKGVKELGSIPNIFMLGGKRYEILPAYIKPFDVCILPNVINEYTQNMFPMKFFEYLATGKPVVLTQLSAVEEYKEICYIARDKEAFAQNIEKALSENDLKGRQKRIEIAKENTWEVRIDQMSKLIEERIRASRN
- a CDS encoding energy-coupling factor transporter ATPase, which translates into the protein MDAIKVKNVSFAYQDMHYNVLNKMSLDVQQGSLVVIMGKSGAGKSTLCRVLNALIPKFYNGLFYGTVEILNELTVEKKVFEMAKDVGMVFQDFESQLFSTNVELECAFGPENFSVSREEINQRIRESLFKVGLTGFERRNSTTLSGGEKQRLAIASILAMKPTILVMDEPTTDLDPLGKSEIFAICSLLKEEGVTLFLVEHEIELAYYADKIILMDRGEIVLEGKSDEVLRKVTLLERCGIRPPQIPKLFQELRYKKKLPLNLEDAHQIFKEQNWQIPEGRYNVLKWQDAKRTEFYQEPVIEAANLEYTYPDGHNALAGIDLTIRQGEFVAILGQNGSGKTTLAKHFNGLLKPTKGNVLISGINTRRRKTSDLAKEVGFVFQNPDCQIFENTIFDEIAFGPRNLGVPEKEVSRRVYDALNAVQLEVYENDDPFALTKGEKQKLATAGVLACTPKIIILDEPTTGLDYYEILSIMNLLVELNKRGHTIIIITHCIWVAAEYAHRIIVLEKGKIIFDDIPRMVFKEETQLKNSHILVPEIISLSNILCNLTLLSVEEFKFCLLD
- a CDS encoding retropepsin-like aspartic protease; its protein translation is MAVIEKNIRLVGSKGEKEVCALFDSGSTYSCVVPELAKILGIPEKLPKPMEFETAKEKEKLTANERVSLDFYIDGLRLSDEFMLVPELSEQTIIGAKTLQSWRMKLDFEHDEVIIDPRVTKLRIIKINH
- a CDS encoding porin, with protein sequence MKKTLVYLVASLVVLMFTVPASATIEWSGQIMAGIEKMDYGTPTTPSGTVSDELQFSNIKLNLDVKADVCDGVVGVAQLRSTCEVCNVTKRCVYVEITDRIIPDASLQIGRVDLPLGAEYQKASENANTMHNPLIFNSVLADDMADFAIDDGLLMSKTMGGVDCKLGITNGYGNCGKRNCKDTNGEKAITLNLSGDCPAIPGLTLGATYHTDDCADQVNETDEGDLWIIDAAYASGLWKFAAALGNLEIKGGIANYIITDDIDYLVLELVYGNGETPWWVAARYSTKEPNTSLSGYSITDPKDDEERLELGAGYKLCDNAYLKIEYIDNEVDDNIKYLDDYDGIKAIVNINL